The Rosa chinensis cultivar Old Blush chromosome 7, RchiOBHm-V2, whole genome shotgun sequence DNA segment CAATGTCATCAACTTGAACTTAAAAAACATATTAATGACCAATGAACGCTTCATTAACAATTTATAATAAGACGAAACTCCCAACATTGAAGTTTCAAACGCAACCTTCTGAAATACCAATCTGTTTCTCCAATACCTAATTCCAAACTCATCCACACACATTCTTCCAATCTAGTAGACTGGCATTAAAAGccattttttgttcttgattttaGCATTGCAGGAATTTAGATGTTGAAACACGTTGTAAAGAGATGGCTTGGTGACCAAACGTACAGCTCTATTGGAGTAGAAATGAAAGGTGGTAgttttccaagaaatttgatgaCAATGTTAAACAGGTCAGGGTGTCTGATTGAGCATCAAGTTGTGATTGAAGCCTAGTCCCGTTTATCATATATTCAGCATATATACACGCTCTAGTTTGGATATGTCAAGTACTTGCACTAACTTTCTAGAAGTTGGAATAAGCAAAATAATGAAAACAGCCAATTTCATCTTTAGACAATTTTTATCTGTAACATGTactaaaattgaagttttttaCCACAAATGCATTACAGATTATCTGCATGTGTGCAAGTTCACAATGGTCAAACTATTGGTAGAATTTATGCATAATCTATATTCAGAAAGTAATTTATACACTAGTTCTATACAATGAAAGTAATTTAAACTTGATTTCTCCAAGGAACTCTCAGACAATTTCTATTTCCATATAAGGAATAGATTGACAACAAGATTAAGAAATTCTATATATGGACATACTAGGATTTAGCTTGTAATCAAGGTGGTCTTGAACAACAATTAAACAGGAACATGTCCCATGCACCTGCCCTTCGGCTCCCTTACTAAGATGTATCCAGCAAGCCATCGTCAGTAACCACCAAAAATTAAAACTCCGGAATTTCTGACATCTCCAAAAAATTTCCATTCAACATGGCAGCAAGattccgaaaaaaaaaaaaaaaaaaaaatatggcaGCTAGACATGTCAAAGACAAGAACATTAGTAACAGCAAGAAAAGTAACAAACTATCAACAAAAAGCTAGTGCTCGAACATCATAAGCTAGTAGCATACTAAATACCTAGAACTCGAAAATAACAATAATCGAGACCATATTTGATGCCAACAGAGCTGGTATCATCGATTTTGGTTCCAACTGCACAGAGCTCAATCCTCTTCAAGCCTGCATATGTATACAGATACTAACATCAAATAATAAAATGACAAGAAGGAAGAGGATCCTGAGGAATTGATAGGAGTATTAGCATATTACTAAATCACACATACAAATATTCACATTTTTGGTTCAATGCATTCATTATCAGTCAAGACAAAAGGCTGCAATTTTGGGATTTTAATTCCTAGAATAAGAAATGGTCTCTCAGAAATTACCATTGAATTAATGCATTATAGCCAATTGTCACTCTCGAGACAATTGAGTTCCTTCACTTCATGGAATTACATAATTTTTCCTCTCGAGTTAATGAACTAATTGGTTAAGCTTGCATTTTAAATCGAGGAACGGTTTTAATACCCTGTCCACCTATCAATTGACATAAACCAGAGAATATTCTACCCAGCAATAATGAAAAACTTGTATGTGAAAATATAATTTCAAGTTTCCATAAGATCACTTCCGAAAACCTGTTATGCCCACTCTAGATCTGAAGCATCCTATAGCAAACTCTAaatgaaattttcattttattttattttatttatttattttttatggttTCTCTAAAATTATTAATAAGCTCAGTTCCCATCTTTAGAATGTGGAACAACCCTATTCTTTTCTCTTCAAGAATCATAATATTCGAACAAGTTCAGAAGCTTAATCGAATCATTGCCAGAAATGAGCCTAATCTCTATAGTTACCTCTATTTCTTTCCAATAACACAGAACTGATAGGCAACAAACTTTATTCACTTGTATGTATGAGTATTCATCATCATTAAAGTACAACTTCACTGCTTACTCGTAGGTAGTTTCTGCAAGACCCACACAAATACACATGAACTGCTAAAAAGATAACAACAGAGAGGACTATTGTACCTGGATATAACTAATGCGAAAATGATGCTAGCGATGGGCAGACAACTCTCCTCTGAAGACAAGgacaaattacctcccacactCTTCAGTCCTTTCAAGGTGCTCAGCAGCACATCGCAGGCATACAACATTTGAAGCAGTCAGTTCAAGTTTCACCCCATAGCAGAACTTGGCTACCAGTTCGAAAGTTTTAGCTCACCAGGAATATGAGGGAGGTTTATTTTGCATGCTTCATCTCCATCTTCAGATGCTTCTGAAATCAACTTCCATGACTCGACTTCTTGAGAGCAAAAGAAACTGCATCGAAGACAATTAATGTGTGAACTTGGCAACCAAATAAAATTTTAACTACCATTATAACATGTGTATATAAAATTAGAGATCATTTTCTTAGTTAACTGTGTTTGAAGTTGAAAAGTTATTCCAATCTATATAACCAGTAACTACAAGTGACAAAAATATACCTGTCAAAATGATGTAAATGTAAACATGAAAGGAACAGAACTTACATTATGAAGATGGAAAGACATTTCTCCAACTTCAACAACAACATCACAAGGAAGCCCAGTGGTGAAAAACCTACATTTGCAACAAGAGAAGTTATAATGTCAGTCGACAAATAAGGGAGAATGAGGGCAACTACACTCAAGCACCAGCAATTAATGCATCTATGAACTCTTAACAGCACAAATAAATTTCCTTAAGAAATCAGTCAAATAGAAGCAAGCTCATTCTCCAAAATAGGATAAGCTTCTGAAAAGCCTACATCAGCCAATGATAGTCTTTAAGTGAGAagtcgtgtgtgtgtgtgtacgccCCTCATTCTATAAATCTGATAATCAAAATACGACACAGAGAAAGAAAAGGCAGCTAATTAAATGTTAGACTTGGGTTTCATTAGTATTTagtaatttttatataataataaaaaataaaataaaaatatacatGTACATATATGTGAAGAATTGGGCCAGTCTCCAGACAGGGTATTCCTCCCCATCCTTGAAACCGAGTCAAAGGAAAATATACCTCCTTGTTGCACACACTGCACCCATCTTCAAAAGAGTCGGGGAACAAATCGCCCATTAGGGACGGTACCCAGAAAGATGATATTAAGTTACAGCCCTACTAATAAAATTTTTAGCACTTGCATGTGCAAACAGTAGCCAAAATCCTCCAGAATCCTCACATTATTTGATAACATTCAATATATATACCTAGTTCAACATGTGGACTCGTAAATATACTGATTCATCAGTAATGACTACAGACAACTGCAATTGTTTTTTAAGCAGTTCTCCCTCAAACACACATCATGTTTTCGCACAACTAATCCGGAATTGATCAGCAAATATCATGATAACCCAACCAAAAAAATAACACAGTTTACCTTATACATTGATGTATCCAAAAGCAATTGCGTCCCACATTATTAGTGAAAAAAGGGATCATCAATGTGTGGGGTCGATGCTACATGGAGTAAACGAACAAGATATAAGTAGTGGAAGTCAAGAAATCCATATGTCATGCACAGATAAGAAAGCAAAGGAAGCCATCATTACCTGCAACCTCTTTCCCTCTTTATATAAACACCACTTCCCTGTACGGAAATACGCATTTGCCGAGGATCAAAAACATTCCtagggaagaaaaagatcaAATGTTAAACAATAGCCATTTAATGCCTGTATTATAAAAAACAAAGTAGGCTCATCATCAGTGTAAAGCTAAATCGAAGAAGCACTATGAAtgatagaaaaataaataaataaattaataaaccaGAAGAAATCGTTATCAACAATTGgcttaccaaaaaaataaagaaaattcatcAGAAGGTCTCCAAAGTCCTGCAAGATCATTAGTATAGTGGTTAAGCAAAAGAAATCTAGTAATAATCATTGGCACAAATGTGGAACAGAAAAGGACAGAAAGTACTGAAGTTGAAATGGAACTTCAAACTAAACCCAGCCACATGAAATTCACCAGAACAAGACAGGAGAAAAATTATCAGGACATGGAACTTTCCAGCATTGCACAAAATATCTGGAATCTTTACTCAGTGCTTCGCAAGAGCATGGAAATTTCTTTTGGGTGGATAGGGTCCATAAAAGCAGTCTGGTCCCGGTGTCTACAGCCCATCAAAACTCTATCACTACAAGAATTGTGGATTTCTATATTTTGGTCTATTTACTTACATTGGTGTGGCAAAAGCTGGTTCAAAACAGCGTAAAGTTCTGAAATATCCCTTTTGTTTAGTGAAAAAAATCCCCACTATTGAATCAAACAAGCATTCACCTAGGCAACTACAGTTATGCCATGGCAGCAAAGCCCATGGGCCAATGCAAGACGGGAAACAAGTTAAAATATGCAGCAGAGAGAAATTGGTTGACACCACGGATATAAATTccattctctataatttttaatTAAGGTTTTAAATATGCAATACATATTCTTGTTTCTTTAGTTAAATACATGTTTTAACACATAGCTTCACACCCTTACAACAAAAACAGAGTCAGAAACCACAGTCAATCGTATTATGATCCATGGAAAAACTATAAATGTACAAaatactacaaaaaaaaaaaataaaaaatgatccaTGAAAACTATAAATGTACAAAATATACTACTATGTCTACGAAAGAGAAGATAATAAATGCTAGTATGATTATTGTCATCCAACAGAAACCATGCATACTAACAAGACAAATATATAACGTGGCAAATGAAATTACTTGGTTGATAGGTCGGTCAAGAAGACACTCATGCTGGGGAAAACGCACAATTAGTGGTACCTACAATAAGAGTGAAACAGCAAGTTAAAGAAACATAGAGTACCTGTTCaatttttgcatttttcttaCCAGAAAATATGTCTGAATATAATATCAAAGTTTGACAAAAAAGCAACTTTCAAATGCAAAACTATATCATACAATGCTCCACTAAGAGAGAACAACAGGTTAGTAGAGCCATTATTACTGTAGGCTCCCAGTCACTTAAATTGCTCCAGAAAATATAACACGTTCATGCTTCCTAAAAATGAGTAGGGAATCAAGTGACACTTCATGCATAGCCAAGGGCTGGTTCTAATTTATCTTCAACTTTCTAAACCAAAGAAAAACTCTCCAATTCACACACAGCACTTGGCTCCCcaacttcatttttattttttcaactaCCAATTACATTTGCTTTTCAACTAGAATATGTGAACTTAAACATCCTTTCCAACTAGAATATGCCCTATCCCCAACTGAATCAGTACGTATCAAAAGACAATGCTTAGGTTGTGGCCCAAACTCGTGATATAATATTTACAGCCAAGTCAAACAGGGTATCAGTTCCATAAAGAATGGAATTTCAGCAATCTTAGTTCCTTTTGTTCCTGGTCTTTGAAATCAACTCAAGATGGACAGAACTTTGCGAACCTATCCTCAGTCACAATTGTAAAGCAATACAAGAGACTAAAATAGAAATCAAGCTGCAGTATCATTTCCCTCTTTGCAACTACAAAAGTTGTTAATAGACTAGCTTGCAAATGTCAAAAATTGGTGATTGATGAAGCATCACGGTATCTAAAATCTGAGATAAACCCTCAATTCTTTGTACCTTTTTGTGGCAACACTACATATCTAATTGTATGAGTTGATATATCAAGTCCACTACTGACCAGCAAAAGAATAAGTATTAAAGCATAATgtggacacacacacacacacacatattttgGAAGGAAGAAAAGTATACTTTGATCAGGCATAATGTTCAGTCAATGTTTAAAAATCTATATCACCTTTGACACAATTTTTGTCCCCACTGAAAAATGGTTAAATTTAAAAACTAAGCATTCATATAATTTAATTACATTAAGCCCGACGAGAGGTGTTCCAGCATTACTCACCAAACAGTAGGAACTCAAGCCACCAGAATAAGACTGATCCAGACTACAATCTGCCAAGAACTGTTTCAGTGCCAAAGCAAGGGGTGTAGCGGCTGGAAACTGCTCAGTTAAATCTTTAACCTGCAAATGACTAtctacagtaaaaaaaaaaaacattaacaaTGTAGTCTTTAAAGTATAAATGTCAATGAAAATGTCTCAAGAAAAATAGACTTAAAAGATTAGAACATATAGAATAGGTATCCATAAAATTATATGAGATGCTAGAATGAGAATATTTACAGAGAGAATCACTTCAGCaaaatgcaaccaaagaacaaagaagaaatcattaaaaaggaaaagctCAGAGATCCCCTGCATATATAACTAAAACAAGAAAGAGTACCTACAAAGAACAAGAATGCAGCCTTACTTGCTCAACTTAGTTTGCACAATCGGTGAGTCACGCATCGTCCTGCGATCATGGGGTTTGGCTTTATCCACATAAAGCAAATCCTCCAAATGCAGAAACAGCTTGGCTTCTGGTACTAGAAGACCAGAAGCTATACGCAGGTACAGACAAGCTTTCACAACTCCTGCAAATCCACTTCAAAGGTAAAACATCTGGCTCTTTTGCATTTAAAAATTGAGAAACTTCAAGATTGTTTGTGTCTGAGTAAACAAAATAGTATAAATTGGAGACAACCCTCATGGAATGCAGAACTAGAAAAAGGAATGTATACTTGTGAGGCAGCATAAAAACAAGCAATCTCATGAATGCTTTACCTACCAGTCATCTTCAACAGTCAACACAATATTTGTCACCCCAATTACTGTTATCATTTAATAACAAACTCAACCAACATCTTGAAAGAGAAAATGGGCAAATTCGATGAACAAAGTTCTGCAGTTCCATCATACGGCAATCCATTACATCGTACATTCCATAAAAATCAGAGGCTCAGAGCTGTTCAAAAGGCAGTAAATAGAAAAACCTCAGGAATTATCATCTCTTTATGGATGAATCATTAGAATAAAGGCATTTTGCACAGTAGCAGGTATGACACTAAATGACTAAATGCAAAAGAAAAGAGTGGGGTTAACTCTCACCCTTCATGCAAGACAAAAGCAGTTTCCATTGTGAGGTAACAGGACCGCAATGCATCCATGTAACCCCTCAGAAAAAGTATTCTCAAATTTATAAGAAAAAATGCAGTGGTTTAGTGGTTGCTTTGCCCCATTCTTTTCCTACTTCCTCTGAAATTAAAAATTTGATAGATAGATAGGTCCCAAACAAACCCAGGCCGCCTTTCTGACATATCACACATAATTTGACTGGGAAACGCCACTGGTGTTTTATATCTCAGTGCTTGCAAGAGTACGGTAAAAAAAGGTTGACTTTACAGACCCTGaccaaaataaaaccccaaaacaCAAAAGTCTCAATTTTTCCTAACCCTAAACATGTCACAAATACCTAACATGCACCACATCATGACCCTCGGCCACAGTAGAACAAATTCCATCATAGTAAACTGAATTCAACATTCCACTTAGTTCCTGAGGAATTTGGCAAGTGAAAATTTCACACCTACAATTGTTTCCACAAAGCCAGTAACCTTGGCAGTGGATAGCAGTAAATATCTCACATTTTCGcaccaaacaaacaaatagagcaacAAATTGAATAAGCAATCCAGAGTCAAATCCCGAGAACTTCAGGATCAAAATCCGATCCTGAAGAAGTCGGGGGTTTCAGAGAGAATCACAAAACCCAGTCAGCATTTACAAAACCACTGCTCAAGCTCATCTATTCTGGTTGATGAATCAAAAATCATTGATGAACCACAAAACCTATTCAGCAATTACAAAAACCTATCCTGCTTGATGAATCACAGAACTAATGGAAACCCCAATATATGAACACCTAGTAATTGAGAGAGTAAGTAAAGCAGCTTACCCAAACCCAATACGACGCCGCCGCCAATCGATGATTATTCGAAACCCCAATGTATCAACACCTTCTAATTTCTGAATCGGGGAGGTGAATCAAATTGGGGGGACAAGGACAACAATGAGCGAGATGACCATGAGAAGGAGAAGGATATCgatctggtgcctccgatcgcTGCCGGAACTCGCAACCTCAATCACCTCCTCTGATTCGGGggtggagagacaaggagaacgatgagagagagagggatcgATGATCTGAGATAGGCTCTAGGGTTGTATTGCTATCACGTGCCTCCCATGTGTATCTCAACTGTAGTACTGTACCCATCCAAATTTCTGCATAACCAGCCGCGGTCAACTCACCGCGCGTGTCTGTCAAGCGCGGAATTACGGCTTGGTGCAGGTGGACCTTGGTCCATAGAAGTCTCTTCGC contains these protein-coding regions:
- the LOC112180333 gene encoding uncharacterized protein LOC112180333, with product MTGVVKACLYLRIASGLLVPEAKLFLHLEDLLYVDKAKPHDRRTMRDSPIVQTKLSNHLQVKDLTEQFPAATPLALALKQFLADCSLDQSYSGGLSSYCLVPLIVRFPQHECLLDRPINQDFGDLLMNFLYFFGMFLILGKCVFPYREVVFI